A genomic window from Vigna radiata var. radiata cultivar VC1973A unplaced genomic scaffold, Vradiata_ver6 scaffold_360, whole genome shotgun sequence includes:
- the LOC106779599 gene encoding methylsterol monooxygenase 1-2: MLPYHTLQEAEVALGRGLTLAETIWFKYSANKPDFLLHCHNSLFLLLFYSIAPIPFLLMELGANHKLNKHKIQPKVKRTFWEMFKCYKDVVHTFFIAVTPLQIISYPTIKWIGIRTGLSLPSGWELFWQILVYFVIEDYLGYWVHRMLHYKWAYQKIHKVHHEYSAPIGLSAPYAHWAEIIILGIPAFIGPVLVPGHITTYWLWFILRQLEAIETHSGYDFPWSCTKFIPFYGGAAFHDYHHYVGEKTQSNFASVFTYCDYIYGTHKGYQYIKQKGRENSTYTKKYKMK, from the exons ATGCTTCCTTATCATACCCTTCAAGAAGCAGAAGTTGCCCTAGGAAGAGGACTAACCCTTGCTGAGACAATATGGTTCAAATATTCTGCAAACAAACCTGATTTTCTGCTTCATTGCCATAACTCTCTATTCTTGTTGCTCTTTTATTCTATTGCTCCTATTCCATTCTTATTGATGGAGCTTGGTGCCAACCACAAACTAAACAAACATAAGATTCAGCCCAAAGTGAAAAGAACATTCTGGGAAATGTTCAAATGCTACAAAGATGTTGTGCACACCTTTTTCATTGCAGTTACTCCACTTCAGATCATTTCTTATCCCACCATAAAG tggATTGGGATCAGAACTGGTTTGTCACTGCCATCGGGCTGGGAATTATTTTGGCAGATATTAGTTTACTTTGTCATAGAAGATTATTTGGGCTATTGGGTTCACAGGATGCTCCATTACAAATGGGCCTATCAGAAGATCCACAAGGTTCATCATGAATATTCGGCACCAATTGGGCTATCGGCACCTTATGCACATTGGGCTGAGATAATCATATTGGGTATCCCCGCATTTATTGGCCCAGTACTAGTACCAGGCCACATAACAACCTACTGGTTATGGTTCATTTTGCGCCAGCTAGAAGCCATTGAGACTCATAGCGG GTATGATTTTCCTTGGAGTTGCACAAAGTTTATACCATTTTATGGAGGAGCAGCATTCCATGACTACCATCACTATGTTGGTGAAAAAACTCAAAGCAATTTTGCCTCAGTATTTACCTATTGTGACTACATTTATGGAACTCATAAG GGGTACCAATATATAAAACAGAAGGGAAGGGAAAATTCTACTTACACCAAAAAGTACAAGATGAAGTAG